From Epinephelus lanceolatus isolate andai-2023 chromosome 12, ASM4190304v1, whole genome shotgun sequence, the proteins below share one genomic window:
- the pigr gene encoding polymeric immunoglobulin receptor isoform X1, translating into MRRLFILTLSLLPWIPAVLCKVTTEGELSIMEGQSLTIPCHYEPQYASYVKYWCQGKTREFCTSLARTDEPRSADPAEKKVSVFDDQVQLVFTVTMNNLKEGDSGWYMCGVEIGGVWSADDVAFTNIKVIHGMSVVNSRVSGEEGSSLTVECHYSERYRESEKKWCRSGDWSSCLLTGSEGNYEDTSVAISDDRTRTFTITLKKLQMRDTGWYWCSAGQQQMPVHVLVTRRATTTAVSVTSPLTHLHSAAYLPPPKPITKESWNSHSHILESLLVCASIMLLVGLAILARKLWKQHKQDPLQRQVKAIKARHNEYSGDVGDLQNTAVVFLNRDSQDVHMY; encoded by the exons ATGCGGCGACTCTTTATACTCACCCTCAGCCTGTTACCATGGATCCCAG CTGTCCTCTGCAAGGTAACCACCGAGGGAGAGCTTTCCATCATGGAGGGTCAATCCCTCACAATCCCGTGTCATTACGAGCCTCAGTATGCCAGCTATGTAAAATACTGGTGTCAGGGGAAGACGAGGGAGTTCTGCACCAGTTTAGCTCGAACAGATGAGCCCCGTTCAGCCGATCCAGCTGAGAAGAAAGTGAGCGTTTTTGATGACCAGGTCCAGCTGGTGTTCACGGTGACCATGAACAACCTGAAGGAGGGGGATTCTGGGTGGTACATGTGTGGTGTGGAGATAGGAGGTGTGTGGAGCGCTGATGATGTCGCTTTCACTAACATCAAGGTCATTCATG GTATGTCAGTGGTGAACAGCCGAGTGAGTGGGGAAGAAGGGAGTAGTCTCACAGTTGAATGCCACTACAGTGAGAGATACAG agagagtgagaagaAGTGGTGTCGGAGTGGAGACTGGAGCTCCTGTCTGCTGACAGGTTCTGAAGGGAACTACGAAGACACTTCAGTGGCCATCAGCGATGACAGAACTAGGACTTTCACTATAACCCTAAAGAAGCTGCAGATGAGAGATACCGGCTGGTACTGGTGTTCTGCAGGACAGCAGCAGATGCCCGTGCATGTGCTGGTCACACGCCGGGCTACGACTA CAGCGGTGTCTGTGACATCCCCACTTACACACCTACATTCTGCTGCATACCTGCCTCCACCCAAACCCATCACTAAGGAATCCTGGAACAGTCACAG tCACATCTTGGAGTCTTTGCTGGTGTGTGCTTCGATAATGCTTCTTGTGGGCTTGGCCATACTGGCGAGAAAATTGTGGAAACAGCACA AGCAGGATCCTTTGCAGAGACAAGTTAAGGCGATAAAAGCAAGGCACAAT GAGTACTCAGGGGATGTAGGTGACCTGCAAAACACTGCTGTCGTTTTCCTCAACAGGGACTCCCAGGACGTACATATGTACTGA
- the pigr gene encoding polymeric immunoglobulin receptor isoform X2 produces the protein MRRLFILTLSLLPWIPAVLCKVTTEGELSIMEGQSLTIPCHYEPQYASYVKYWCQGKTREFCTSLARTDEPRSADPAEKKVSVFDDQVQLVFTVTMNNLKEGDSGWYMCGVEIGGVWSADDVAFTNIKVIHGMSVVNSRVSGEEGSSLTVECHYSERYRESEKKWCRSGDWSSCLLTGSEGNYEDTSVAISDDRTRTFTITLKKLQMRDTGWYWCSAGQQQMPVHVLVTRRATTTVSVTSPLTHLHSAAYLPPPKPITKESWNSHSHILESLLVCASIMLLVGLAILARKLWKQHKQDPLQRQVKAIKARHNEYSGDVGDLQNTAVVFLNRDSQDVHMY, from the exons ATGCGGCGACTCTTTATACTCACCCTCAGCCTGTTACCATGGATCCCAG CTGTCCTCTGCAAGGTAACCACCGAGGGAGAGCTTTCCATCATGGAGGGTCAATCCCTCACAATCCCGTGTCATTACGAGCCTCAGTATGCCAGCTATGTAAAATACTGGTGTCAGGGGAAGACGAGGGAGTTCTGCACCAGTTTAGCTCGAACAGATGAGCCCCGTTCAGCCGATCCAGCTGAGAAGAAAGTGAGCGTTTTTGATGACCAGGTCCAGCTGGTGTTCACGGTGACCATGAACAACCTGAAGGAGGGGGATTCTGGGTGGTACATGTGTGGTGTGGAGATAGGAGGTGTGTGGAGCGCTGATGATGTCGCTTTCACTAACATCAAGGTCATTCATG GTATGTCAGTGGTGAACAGCCGAGTGAGTGGGGAAGAAGGGAGTAGTCTCACAGTTGAATGCCACTACAGTGAGAGATACAG agagagtgagaagaAGTGGTGTCGGAGTGGAGACTGGAGCTCCTGTCTGCTGACAGGTTCTGAAGGGAACTACGAAGACACTTCAGTGGCCATCAGCGATGACAGAACTAGGACTTTCACTATAACCCTAAAGAAGCTGCAGATGAGAGATACCGGCTGGTACTGGTGTTCTGCAGGACAGCAGCAGATGCCCGTGCATGTGCTGGTCACACGCCGGGCTACGACTA CGGTGTCTGTGACATCCCCACTTACACACCTACATTCTGCTGCATACCTGCCTCCACCCAAACCCATCACTAAGGAATCCTGGAACAGTCACAG tCACATCTTGGAGTCTTTGCTGGTGTGTGCTTCGATAATGCTTCTTGTGGGCTTGGCCATACTGGCGAGAAAATTGTGGAAACAGCACA AGCAGGATCCTTTGCAGAGACAAGTTAAGGCGATAAAAGCAAGGCACAAT GAGTACTCAGGGGATGTAGGTGACCTGCAAAACACTGCTGTCGTTTTCCTCAACAGGGACTCCCAGGACGTACATATGTACTGA